A single window of Nicotiana tomentosiformis chromosome 1, ASM39032v3, whole genome shotgun sequence DNA harbors:
- the LOC104096548 gene encoding receptor-like protein EIX2 yields MKVLPITFCFFLFFILTNTTFSVCIGICRENEQQALESLKKEVYDPSNFLSSWIVGKDCCEWEGVVCHNLNRHVIELQIINDLYGPNLVRINNLEWLPSLLNLENLGIYSVDLSNATNWLQVINMLPSLVDLHLYRCRLHHIPPLLHHNFSSLETLDLSWNNFSSSIPKWIFNLPSLVSLDLSVSNLIGPFPDGPVNFTSLTSFNAGANSFNCLLPKWLFDLNNLESLHLGSSGIEGAIPSEAGNITKLKYLDLHHNNLNSTIPNWIYRCKDLESLMLSENKIEGVVSNAISNLSSITFISLSINMLSGKLPNVIGKLPKLDWLYLSENLFGGEVFELFNSRSNFLPAGLRNSSLTQLGLGNNKLTGTLPESLGQLPMLKEFDISNNRLEGVVTESHFTNWTQLMYFFASNNNMTLKVSQNWIPPFQAIKIEIGSWNIGPQFPMWLQTQKNINSVDISNGGIQGEVPNWLWNLPSQNFVLDLSHNQFVGEVPTFSTLYWLMLLGSNNFSGPLPQVSPNVMKLDLSNNFFSEGLSHFLCETSKNISYKLEILNLEGNNLYGEIPDCLMNWPELEVLILKDNNLIGGIPRSMEVLSNLKSLDIRRNRLTGPLPSSLANCTKLLKIDLAENEFVGQLPPWLGMKFSDLIILSLSSNKFYGELPPEICHLKDLQILDLANNSFFGTIPRCISNLTAMVAGSKLGKADIEYFGKVAGEHVRESAMVTTKGNIYRYDKTLALVTSMDMSNNNFSRDIPISFTSLVGLIFCNFSKNHLTGRIPNGIGDMKVLESLDLSENQLSGQIPQSLSSLSTLSFLNLSYNNLSGKIPVGTQLQSFNSSSFQGNELCGLPLLVNCSSGGQNPDVDTEKDESDEDELDWFYIAMSIGFGLSFWGVCSCFLFKRSWRHAYYRFLDSCWESLCVKIQI; encoded by the coding sequence ATGAAAGTGTTACCGATAACATTCTGTTTTTTCTTGTTTTTCATTTTGACAAACACCACGTTTAGTGTTTGTATTGGCATTTGCAGAGAAAATGAGCAACAAGCGTTGGAGAGTCTAAAGAAAGAAGTATATGATCCCTCAAATTTTCTCTCCTCTTGGATTGTTGGAAAAGACTGTTGTGAATGGGAAGGAGTTGTGTGCCACAATCTGAATCGTCATGTGATTGAGCTACAGATAATCAATGATTTGTACGGACCAAATCTTGTAAGGATCAATAACCTTGAGTGGCTGCCAAGTCTTTTAAATCTTGAGAATCTGGGGATTTATAGTGTGGATCTCAGCAATGCAACTAACTGGCTACAGGTCATTAACATGCTTCCTTCTCTTGTTGATCTTCATTTATATAGATGTAGACTTCATCATATACCACCTCTACTTCATCATAATTTTTCTTCACTTGAAACACTCGACCTTTCTTGGAACAACTTTAGTTCTTCTATTCCCAAATGGATTTTCAATCTCCCTAGTCTTGTTTCTCTTGATTTGAGTGTTAGTAATTTAATTGGCCCATTTCCTGATGGTCCTGTTAACTTTACTTCTCTCACGAGCTTCAATGCAGGTGCCAACTCTTTCAATTGTCTTTTACCCAAATGGTTGTTTGATCTTAATAATCTTGAAAGTCTCCATCTTGGTTCTAGTGGTATTGAAGGTGCGATACCGAGTGAGGCAGGAAACATAACAAAACTTAAATATCTTGATCTTCATCACAACAATCTCAACTCCACTATCCCGAATTGGATATATCGATGCAAAGATTTGGAATCACTTATGCTTAGTGAAAACAAGATTGAGGGAGTAGTTTCAAATGcgatttcaaatttgagctcaataACTTTTATTAGCCTTTCTATAAATATGCTTTCTGGAAAATTACCAAATGTAATTGGAAAATTACCGAAACTAGATTGGCTTTATCTCTCAGAAAATCTATTCGGGGGTGAAGTATTTGAATTGTTCAACAGTAGGAGCAATTTCCTTCCAGCAGGATTGAGAAATAGTTCTTTGACGCAATTGGGACTAGGAAACAATAAACTGACTGGAACTCTCCCAGAAAGTCTCGGCCAACTCCCAATGCTAAAAGAGTTTGACATCTCTAACAATAGGTTGGAAGGTGTTGTAACAGAAAGTCATTTCACCAACTGGACACAATTAATGTATTTCTTTGCATCTAACAATAATATGACTTTAAAAGTGAGTCAAAACTGGATTCCACCTTTTCAAGCCATAAAAATTGAAATAGGCAGCTGGAATATAGGTCCTCAGTTTCCCATGTGGCTCCAAACTCAAAAGAATATAAATAGTGTGGACATATCAAATGGTGGAATACAAGGTGAGGTTCCAAATTGGTTATGGAACTTACCTTCTCAAAATTTTGTTCTCGATCTTTCTCACAACCAATTTGTTGGTGAGGTTCCAACCTTCTCAACACTTTATTGGTTAATGTTATTGGGTTCCAACAATTTCAGTGGTCCGCTACCTCAGGTTTCACCCAATGTAATGAAGCTAGACCTCTCAAACAATTTCTTTTCGGAAGGTTTATCTCACTTCTTGTGTGAAACAAGTAAGAACATATCCTACAAATTGGAGATCTTAAACCTTGAGGGAAATAATTTGTATGGAGAAATTCCTGATTGTTTGATGAACTGGCCAGAGTTGGAAGTTTTAATCTTGAAGGACAATAACTTGATTGGAGGCATACCAAGATCCATGGAGgttttaagtaatttgaaatCTTTGGACATCCGAAGAAATAGACTTACTGGTCCATTACCTTCATCATTGGCAAACTGTACAAAGTTGCTGAAAATTGATTTAGCTGAGAACGAATTCGTTGGACAACTACCACCATGGTTAGGAATGAAGTTTTCAGATTTGATAATCCTTAGCCTTAGCTCAAACAAATTCTATGGTGAATTGCCTCCAGAAATTTGCCACCTCAAAGATCTTCAAATCTTAGACCTTGCAAACAATAGTTTCTTTGGAACCATACCAAGGTGTATTAGCAATTTAACAGCAATGGTCGCCGGAAGTAAGTTGGGGAAAGCTGATATTGAGTATTTTGGTAAGGTAGCTGGAGAACATGTGAGAGAAAGCGCAATGGTGACAACTAAAGGCAATATTTACCGGTATGATAAAACATTGGCATTGGTTACAAGCATGGATATGTCTAACAATAATTTCTCTAGAGATATTCCCATAAGTTTTACCAGTCTTGTAGGATTGATATTCTGTAATTTCTCAAAAAACCATCTGACAGGTAGGATCCCGAATGGCATTGGCGACATGAAAGTTCTCGAATCCCTTGATCTTTCAGAAAATCAACTTTCCGGTCAAATCCCGCAAAGCTTATCGAGTTTGTCAACTTTGAGCTTCCTGAATCTGTCTTATAACAATTTGTCAGGAAAAATACCAGTGGGCACTCAACTTCAAAGCTTTAATTCCTCGAGTTTCCAGGGAAATGAGCTTTGCGGGCTTCCACTCTTGGTGAACTGCAGTTCAGGTGGTCAAAATCCTGATGTTGATACTGAAAAAGATGAGAGTGATGAAGATGAACTGGATTGGTTCTACATTGCAATGTCAATAGGATTTGGTCTTAGCTTTTGGGGAGTATGTTCTTGTTTCCTTTTCAAGAGATCATGGAGACATGCTTATTATCGTTTTTTAGATAGTTGTTGGGAATCCTTGTGTGTAAAGATACAAATATGA